One window of Triticum urartu cultivar G1812 unplaced genomic scaffold, Tu2.1 TuUngrouped_contig_1356, whole genome shotgun sequence genomic DNA carries:
- the LOC125526675 gene encoding uncharacterized protein LOC125526675 isoform X1, whose translation MSGHQGWADLPDVLLHSIVALLGSFSDLLAFAATCRSWCDALSSYPSKSTFSTLFPPLLLQPDVPVRSPRMPPKFGDKYPCRVLDLASQHSRLCSQIPLINLSRLSNDPQSPLGSFCFVGASYGHLIFSCNRSCLIVDAFTGVTVTPPQLPGDEYTEVYYGALTGPLWSPNSHLLVTNGSHSFFWHAASHSWLRPCPCDGTVKQIVTFRGQIFGMDSGGMLFAVHLAPQICIQKMIVSWEEIMSTIRHLANVCLVACGDMLLMVGCRGSFPARGDTFEAFRLDQSTGHPKWVQVEELGNWVIFISTDKRSQPLSFMNPERWGGKSNRVYCYSHDSEHWAAFELGKPASDPDNFVSMSQGSMVQPMWVVPSMFSLCL comes from the coding sequence CGCTCATGGTGTGATGCCCTCTCCTCGTATCCATCGAAATCTACCTTCTCAACGCTCTTCCCGCCTCTCCTCCTCCAACCTGATGTCCCGGTGCGCTCTCCCCGTATGCCGCCAAAATTTGGTGACAAATATCCATGTCGTGTCCTTGATCTAGCCAGCCAACACTCGCGTCTTTGCTCTCAGATTCCCCTAATTAATCTTTCTCGTCTAAGTAATGACCCCCAGAGTCCGCTGGGTAGTTTCTGCTTCGTGGGTGCTTCTTATGGCCATCTCATCTTCTCTTGCAACAGGTCATGTCTCATTGTTGATGCGTTTACAGGTGTTACTGTTACACCGCCACAGCTACCGGGTGACGAATACACCGAGGTTTACTACGGTGCCCTCACGGGTCCCCTATGGTCACCCAACTCACATCTCCTTGTCACTAACGGATCCCACAGTTTCTTCTGGCATGCTGCTAGTCATTCTTGGTTGAGGCCTTGTCCCTGCGATGGAACGGTCAAGCAGATCGTGACCTTCAGAGGCCAGATCTTTGGGATGGACTCTGGTGGCATGCTCTTTGCCGTGCATTTGGCACCTCAGATCTGCATACAAAAAATGATAGTAAGTTGGGAGGAAATCATGTCCACCATACGGCATCTTGCCAATGTATGCCTGGTGGCGtgtggggatatgcttctcatgGTCGGTTGTCGGGGATCATTTCCGGCGAGAGGggatacctttgaagccttccGCCTCGACCAGTCAACTGGGCATCCAAAGTGGGTGCAGGTGGAGGAGTTGGGGAATTGGGTGATCTTCATCAGCACCGACAAAAGAAGCCAACCATTATCTTTCATGAACCCGGAGAGGTGGGGAGGAAAGAGCAACCGAGTATACTGCTATTCCCATGATTCTGAACATTGGGCTGCATTTGAGCTGGGCAAGCCCGCCTCCGATCCAGATAATTTTGTTTCAATGAGCCAAGGCAGCATGGTGCAGCCTATGTGGGTTGTCCCCAGCATGTTCTCTCTGTGTCTTTGA